The DNA sequence GCGAAATCGCCCTCATGTGGAGGGGGGGGTGCATCATTCGCAGCAGCTTCCTCGGCAAAATCAAAGAGGCCTTCGATGGAAACGGTGCTCTTAAAAGCCTGCTCCTCGATCCCTATTTCATGAACATCGTAAACAACTGCCAGGATGGCTGGCGGCGGACCGTAAGCCGGGCCGCCCTTGCCGGAATCCCGAGCCCGGCCATTGCCTCGGCCCTCTCCTTCTTCGACGGCTACCGAAGCGGGCAGCTCCCCGCCAACCTCCTTCAGGCCCAGCGGGATTACTTTGGAGCACACACCTACGAGCGGACCGACCGGCCCGAAGGGGAATACTTCCACACCAACTGGACGGGAACCGGCGGGAATGTCTCTTCCTCTACGTATCAGGCGTAGGGGGTATTACTGATCCAGCGGGGGAATGAGTGGAATGGCTATGTCTCATGCGAATGCCTTTCCTCAGTCACGGTCCCTGAAGTGATTGGATCCAAAAAAGCCGTCGAAGTGATGGTCGAATCGACTTGGCCTGTTTGGGCCTCGTCTTGAGCTAAAGCGGTCCGTAAATCTATCAGCTTCATCTCTGTCCAGGCTTTTCTCGAGCTCGTTGATAAGGCGATCCAGGAATTCGTCGAATTGATTCTGTTCATCCTCGGAAAGGCAGTTAAAGAATGCCTCTTGTTCGCCGGTATCTTCAGAGGCTTTTGCCGCTTCCGCTCCCTCCTTTGTCAGTCGGACAAGCATCACTCGTCGGTCCTGTTCCGAGGGCATTCTGACGATGTACCCCTGCCTCTCCAGCTTGACAAGGAGCTCGCCCAGCGATTGAGGTCGGATATCCAGGATTCGCGACAATTCTCTTTGACTGATCTCCGGTTTTAAGGCAAGAATGGCGAGGATTCGTCCCTGGCCTCTATAGGGAGTCCCCATGGGACCGTGATCCCTGTAGTGCTTCATTTGCTGAATTCTGAGCAGCCAGCTCATATGCATCAGTTTTTCAAGAAGCTCATTGGTATTATTGATCATGTAACCCTCCCTAATTTGATATCGTTTTATTTATCTGCGATGCACCTTAGCAACCTTGACACTTGAGAAGTCGGCAGTATTGAACTTCTGTACACATAGCATGAAAAAAACAATTCCGATGATAATGATAACGCAAAAACCCATAAACGGCGTGAGCATAAAGCCATGGATGTCAAATGCCACGCCCTGCTTAGCCAGCTCGGGCAGGGGAAGGCTTTCCATTCTAAGGGTGATGTACCTAAATATCGAAGTGATATATGTCAGCGGATTAACATACACTAGAGGCATGAGAAACTTCGGCATAAGCGTGGTCGGAATATATGCACCGGAGAGAAACGTAAACGGCATGATAATCATGGTACTTACAATCTGAAACGAAGAAGAATTTCGGGATATCGTGGCAAGGAACAATCCGATGGAACCGAAGGTCCCTCCAGCGACTATCATAACGAC is a window from the Sediminispirochaeta bajacaliforniensis DSM 16054 genome containing:
- a CDS encoding MarR family winged helix-turn-helix transcriptional regulator encodes the protein MINNTNELLEKLMHMSWLLRIQQMKHYRDHGPMGTPYRGQGRILAILALKPEISQRELSRILDIRPQSLGELLVKLERQGYIVRMPSEQDRRVMLVRLTKEGAEAAKASEDTGEQEAFFNCLSEDEQNQFDEFLDRLINELEKSLDRDEADRFTDRFSSRRGPNRPSRFDHHFDGFFGSNHFRDRD
- a CDS encoding ABC transporter permease; protein product: MNTIGAILQRNLLNFIRDRGRLFGGIIMSLFFLFIFSFVMKSPTSGPAQPMNYLISGVIIMTVFQSSLNNSTDILSDIASGFMKEVLVAPITRAQISIGHILSSTVIAVLQGLLIVIVAMFMGLQLDLVHFSAMIVVMIVAGGTFGSIGLFLATISRNSSSFQIVSTMIIMPFTFLSGAYIPTTLMPKFLMPLVYVNPLTYITSIFRYITLRMESLPLPELAKQGVAFDIHGFMLTPFMGFCVIIIIGIVFFMLCVQKFNTADFSSVKVAKVHRR